In a single window of the Scyliorhinus canicula chromosome 1, sScyCan1.1, whole genome shotgun sequence genome:
- the ccdc117 gene encoding coiled-coil domain-containing protein 117 isoform X2, which yields MAFWSLKEFYNISLEFYRKFIFLSRRNEFFFRRKHKREQEEDDAPARKKRLTEKMLDCLMTSVNVSCSSWHSTPYPQENMSSEIASTSWQIGPSSQEFRVIENKATYMEIKPDPSEEGLQRLKEIENRLTEGDDPEADEIEISDMPVLVLSDSLREELRPGLKEILPRKIMESLNRPCMELVLWRPLCEPLSDKLAALTEQMNSKHRQPQCNPELYNKSLKLDSSLMCGDMNLTTSEEDMEL from the exons ATGGCATTTTGGAGTCTAAAAGAATTCTACAACATCTCATTGGAATTTTATagaaaattcatttttttaagcAG GAGGAATGAGTTTTTTTTCAGGAGAAAGCACAAGCGGGAGCAAGAGGAAGACGA TGCTCCTGCTCGAAAGAAACGTCTAACTGAAAAGATGCTGGACTGTCTGATGACTTCGGTAAATGTTTCATGCAGCTCCTGGCAttccactccatacccccaggaAAATATGTCATCTGAGATTGCTTCCACTTCTTGGCAGATTGGACCCAGCTCACAAGAATTTAGGGTAATCGAGAATAAAGCCACCTATATGGAAATTAAACCGGATCCAAGTGAAGAGGGACTGCAGAGACTGAAGGAGATTGAAAATCG GCTTACTGAAGGAGATGATCCAGAAGCTGATGAAATTGAGATTTCGGACATGCCTGTACTCGTCTTATCTGACTCTCTCCGAGAAGAACTGAGGCCTGGCCTGAAAGAAATTTTGCCTCGTAAAATAATGGAATCCCT GAATCGCCCATGCATGGAACTTGTTCTGTGGAGACCCCTATGTGAGCCACTTTCAGATAAACTTGCAGCTTTAACGGAGCAAATGAACTCCAAACATAGGCAACCACAGTGCAACCCTGAACTGTACAACAAGAGCTTAAAACTGGATTCATCCTtgatgtgtggtgatatgaatcTAACCACATCTGAAGAGGACATGGAGCTTTAG
- the ccdc117 gene encoding coiled-coil domain-containing protein 117 isoform X1 — MDTSMESPGSNPMVNGMRTTSANSEQKHPIVRNEFFFRRKHKREQEEDDAPARKKRLTEKMLDCLMTSVNVSCSSWHSTPYPQENMSSEIASTSWQIGPSSQEFRVIENKATYMEIKPDPSEEGLQRLKEIENRLTEGDDPEADEIEISDMPVLVLSDSLREELRPGLKEILPRKIMESLNRPCMELVLWRPLCEPLSDKLAALTEQMNSKHRQPQCNPELYNKSLKLDSSLMCGDMNLTTSEEDMEL, encoded by the exons ATGGACACTAGTATGGAGTCTCCAGGATCCAACCCCATGGTAAATGGAATGAGAACTACGTCTGCAAACTCTGAACAGAAGCATCCAATTGT GAGGAATGAGTTTTTTTTCAGGAGAAAGCACAAGCGGGAGCAAGAGGAAGACGA TGCTCCTGCTCGAAAGAAACGTCTAACTGAAAAGATGCTGGACTGTCTGATGACTTCGGTAAATGTTTCATGCAGCTCCTGGCAttccactccatacccccaggaAAATATGTCATCTGAGATTGCTTCCACTTCTTGGCAGATTGGACCCAGCTCACAAGAATTTAGGGTAATCGAGAATAAAGCCACCTATATGGAAATTAAACCGGATCCAAGTGAAGAGGGACTGCAGAGACTGAAGGAGATTGAAAATCG GCTTACTGAAGGAGATGATCCAGAAGCTGATGAAATTGAGATTTCGGACATGCCTGTACTCGTCTTATCTGACTCTCTCCGAGAAGAACTGAGGCCTGGCCTGAAAGAAATTTTGCCTCGTAAAATAATGGAATCCCT GAATCGCCCATGCATGGAACTTGTTCTGTGGAGACCCCTATGTGAGCCACTTTCAGATAAACTTGCAGCTTTAACGGAGCAAATGAACTCCAAACATAGGCAACCACAGTGCAACCCTGAACTGTACAACAAGAGCTTAAAACTGGATTCATCCTtgatgtgtggtgatatgaatcTAACCACATCTGAAGAGGACATGGAGCTTTAG